In Leptospira sp. WS58.C1, a single genomic region encodes these proteins:
- a CDS encoding ATP-dependent helicase, with amino-acid sequence MSVDLVQGLNDPQKAAVERLEGPVLILAGAGSGKTRVITHRIANLILNKRTDSICALTFTNKAAAEMLERVAKLVPSIPWNVQIKTFHSLCLYILRRETSYLGMPSGFTVYDSVLQESLIKQVIKDLHEDPKQYKPSSLTGIFSSWKDGLSDSDSYIRKENFSHRSQMISNIYEEYEKRKKKNQALDFGDLIQKTVELFKENPGVLKSYQDRWNYIMVDEYQDTNKAQYTLVRLLSGERGNLCVVGDDDQSIYSWRGADISNILNFESDFPNAYVVKLEENYRSTSRIIRAASKVIANNSGRKEKELFTNNELGEPISVSQFENETEEAYDIVKKIRAGSSRGADYKDFAIFYRTNAQSRYFEEGLRSSGIPYKIFGGFRFFDRAEIKDMIAYLNVIANPMDSTSLLRIVNTPPRGIGEASIEKIRTFSLDKGISFLEAIGHPDLPLKKASLGKAKELYHLFEDLIDRKEKGELPSKIALEIVERSGWVDYMERNLHDEEAVSRVENVREFVNSIEEYESREDSPNLEEYLNQISLLTSEEDSAQLTDYVHLMTVHNAKGLEFRTVFITGLEEGTFPHFMSLEEPNGQEEERRLFYVALTRARQKLYLSYSRTSRKFGKVEDRIPSRFLPEIPSECFGEEGILAQKGVRRPQGPPVASSGAYKIPETSRETRESENSSKPLGEEADIREGDRVKHAQFGLGHVISIQGTGKNRKVKIKFGSLEKNFFLAYTPLEKL; translated from the coding sequence TTGTCAGTTGATCTAGTGCAAGGCTTGAACGATCCGCAGAAAGCCGCAGTCGAAAGATTGGAAGGTCCTGTTTTAATATTAGCGGGCGCAGGTTCCGGAAAAACCAGGGTAATCACCCATAGAATCGCTAACCTGATCCTGAATAAAAGAACGGATTCGATATGCGCTCTTACTTTTACCAATAAGGCCGCTGCGGAAATGTTGGAAAGGGTAGCGAAGTTAGTTCCATCCATTCCTTGGAATGTACAGATCAAAACATTTCACTCACTCTGTTTGTATATTTTACGAAGGGAAACTTCTTACCTTGGAATGCCTTCCGGATTTACGGTTTACGATTCCGTATTACAGGAATCCTTAATCAAACAAGTGATCAAGGATCTACATGAGGATCCGAAACAATACAAACCTTCTTCTTTGACAGGTATCTTTTCCTCTTGGAAGGACGGACTCTCCGATTCGGATTCTTATATTCGGAAAGAAAATTTTTCTCATCGTTCTCAGATGATCTCAAACATCTATGAGGAATACGAAAAACGTAAGAAAAAAAACCAAGCCCTGGATTTCGGAGACCTGATCCAAAAAACCGTGGAGTTGTTCAAAGAAAATCCCGGTGTCCTAAAGTCCTACCAAGATAGATGGAATTATATCATGGTGGACGAGTATCAGGATACGAACAAGGCTCAATATACATTAGTACGTTTACTTTCAGGGGAGCGCGGAAATCTTTGCGTGGTGGGCGACGACGATCAGTCCATCTATTCCTGGAGAGGAGCGGATATTTCGAATATTTTAAATTTCGAAAGTGATTTTCCGAACGCGTATGTAGTGAAATTGGAGGAAAATTACCGCTCCACTTCCAGGATTATTCGTGCCGCTTCTAAGGTGATCGCAAATAATAGCGGCAGAAAAGAAAAAGAATTATTCACAAATAACGAATTAGGAGAACCTATCTCCGTTTCCCAATTCGAAAATGAAACGGAAGAGGCCTATGATATAGTTAAGAAGATCCGGGCAGGGTCGTCCCGAGGTGCGGATTACAAAGATTTCGCGATCTTCTACAGAACAAACGCACAATCCAGATATTTTGAAGAAGGACTCAGATCTTCCGGGATACCTTACAAAATTTTCGGTGGTTTCCGATTTTTTGATAGGGCCGAAATCAAAGATATGATCGCATACTTGAACGTGATCGCAAATCCAATGGATTCCACTTCTTTATTAAGAATTGTGAATACACCTCCCCGAGGGATCGGAGAAGCCAGTATAGAAAAGATCAGGACTTTTTCTCTGGATAAAGGGATCTCTTTTTTAGAAGCGATTGGACATCCGGATCTTCCCTTAAAAAAAGCAAGTTTAGGAAAAGCAAAAGAACTTTATCATCTATTCGAGGACCTGATCGATCGCAAAGAAAAAGGGGAATTACCTTCTAAGATCGCCTTAGAGATCGTGGAAAGATCCGGTTGGGTGGATTATATGGAACGAAATTTACACGATGAAGAAGCCGTTTCTAGGGTAGAGAACGTTCGTGAGTTTGTGAACTCCATCGAGGAATACGAATCCAGGGAAGATTCTCCCAACTTGGAAGAATATCTGAATCAGATCAGCCTTCTCACTTCCGAGGAGGATTCCGCCCAGCTCACGGATTATGTTCATCTCATGACTGTCCATAATGCAAAAGGATTGGAATTCCGGACGGTATTTATAACCGGTTTGGAAGAGGGAACTTTTCCCCATTTCATGAGTTTGGAAGAGCCGAACGGTCAGGAAGAGGAAAGAAGGCTTTTTTACGTGGCTTTAACCCGGGCTAGGCAGAAATTATACCTGAGTTATTCCAGGACCTCCCGAAAATTCGGAAAAGTAGAAGACCGAATTCCGTCTCGCTTCCTTCCGGAAATACCCTCGGAATGTTTTGGAGAAGAAGGTATTCTGGCCCAAAAAGGGGTCCGAAGACCGCAAGGGCCTCCGGTTGCTTCTTCTGGGGCTTACAAAATCCCGGAAACT
- a CDS encoding outer membrane protein assembly factor codes for MFVSGFFFYSGEISQLFSKKSDYFGKIVKEIKFNGNKNTSDSDISSLLELRTGKLLTKGIIDRDLKALFASGFFYFIDIKAEDVEGGVRVIFDLRERPRVKEIEFIGADEVFPADLRDKMPLKDNEVITPQKVTKSRDVILQKYKDEGFFLAYVKVELGKPDAKTNLVKVRFIIDEGEEIPVAKINIYGNETIETSELLGLMELKEEGLFEGGNFKESSFEKDKEVIQAYLRSKGYLDSELIREGTNWEIHWENAEKKNRRVIIVNIKLYEGQVYYFNGYTVAHDMSTDGEGRPIFLNKENNPPETPKDKLKPLFTVSEIEKSLDYSSKDAGEVFDESVFSRDRATVNELYGSKGHIFAQVIPRRKIVSLDSESLEYYENCATRRTELERKTCEEEYKQLNIRKLREIYRDSPELRGRKFVHVDFTIRENNLAQIENVIIKGNKKTQDKVIRRELLFKPGDLFDSGLVNRSRERIFNLGYFKEVNFNMRPGSDDTKMNLVIEVLEQPTGTVSMGGGYGTITGFTIFTEIGENNLNGTGQKVSGRLEFGPYRRSFQISWTEPWMYDTPWSLSLSMFYFSRSIFLGSTSTISISDSTTAPTVENATYDNNGLGVTMGVAHRLGTNWTHFHRYTPAFYSYSNPTALVSDAVLANVRRGWQFRSQITNGIAYDVRDNVFAPTRGYDLLFQVDNVGQYLGGTSHFDQYRILAEYYHTWFDFTFGGLIRNNALRRWRVVQEFRTSDTFIFQRSPAGGSQNQDPIQDPYIRPQDLLIIGGYESLRGWFYNDQKYPVEWRDGAQHRLLFDTELRIPIEPSLLWLVVFLDGGALYEQVNRAVGNKKDYFESYDKNKADQIAANPLGWYIQNNFNLQNGRKADVTYDELNNPGRLILSSDNVAMDRMRYSWGIGLRVQIPVLPLRIYFAQKLKPTGNFWAPFERYESDNAFQFVFGIGDYRF; via the coding sequence ATTTTTGTAAGCGGATTCTTTTTTTACTCCGGCGAGATCTCTCAACTTTTCTCCAAAAAGAGCGATTATTTCGGAAAGATCGTAAAAGAAATAAAATTTAACGGAAACAAGAACACATCCGATTCGGATATCAGCTCTCTTTTGGAATTGAGAACAGGGAAACTTCTCACCAAAGGGATCATAGACCGAGATTTAAAGGCCTTATTCGCATCCGGATTCTTCTACTTTATTGATATAAAGGCGGAAGATGTGGAAGGAGGCGTCCGTGTCATTTTCGACCTTAGGGAAAGACCTCGGGTTAAGGAGATTGAATTTATCGGAGCGGACGAGGTTTTTCCTGCCGACCTCAGGGATAAGATGCCCCTTAAAGACAATGAGGTGATCACTCCGCAGAAAGTTACCAAGTCTAGGGATGTTATATTACAAAAATATAAAGATGAAGGATTTTTCCTTGCTTATGTAAAAGTGGAACTCGGGAAACCGGATGCTAAGACGAACTTAGTAAAGGTCCGTTTTATCATAGACGAGGGAGAAGAGATCCCGGTTGCAAAGATAAATATCTACGGAAACGAGACCATTGAAACTTCGGAACTACTTGGGCTCATGGAGTTAAAGGAAGAAGGTCTATTCGAAGGTGGTAATTTTAAAGAGAGTTCCTTTGAAAAAGATAAGGAAGTTATCCAAGCTTACTTAAGAAGTAAAGGTTACTTGGATTCAGAGTTGATCCGAGAAGGTACCAATTGGGAGATCCACTGGGAAAACGCGGAAAAGAAAAACAGAAGAGTCATCATAGTCAATATCAAACTTTATGAAGGTCAGGTGTATTATTTTAACGGATACACGGTCGCTCATGATATGAGTACGGACGGGGAAGGTAGACCTATCTTCCTAAATAAAGAGAATAATCCTCCTGAAACTCCTAAGGATAAATTAAAACCCTTATTCACAGTCTCGGAGATAGAAAAGTCCTTGGATTACAGTTCAAAGGATGCAGGAGAAGTTTTCGATGAGTCCGTATTTTCCAGGGATAGGGCAACAGTAAACGAGCTCTACGGTTCCAAGGGTCATATTTTCGCCCAGGTGATTCCCCGAAGAAAGATCGTTTCTTTGGATTCGGAAAGTTTAGAATATTATGAAAATTGCGCCACCAGAAGGACCGAACTGGAGAGAAAGACATGCGAGGAAGAATATAAACAATTAAATATACGTAAATTACGAGAAATTTATAGAGATAGTCCGGAACTGAGAGGACGTAAATTCGTTCACGTGGATTTTACCATTCGCGAAAACAATCTGGCGCAGATAGAGAATGTAATCATTAAAGGAAACAAGAAGACCCAGGACAAAGTGATCCGTAGGGAGTTACTATTCAAACCGGGAGATTTATTCGATTCCGGATTAGTAAACCGTTCTAGAGAGAGAATCTTTAACCTAGGATATTTTAAAGAAGTAAACTTCAACATGAGACCCGGTTCGGACGATACAAAGATGAACCTTGTCATCGAAGTATTGGAACAACCTACCGGAACGGTTTCCATGGGCGGGGGTTATGGAACCATCACAGGATTTACGATCTTTACCGAGATCGGAGAAAATAACTTAAACGGTACAGGGCAAAAAGTGTCGGGACGTTTGGAGTTCGGACCTTATCGTAGATCCTTCCAGATCTCTTGGACGGAACCTTGGATGTACGATACCCCTTGGTCTCTTTCACTTTCCATGTTCTATTTTTCTCGGTCGATATTCCTGGGATCCACTTCTACGATCTCCATTTCGGATAGTACAACTGCTCCTACGGTGGAGAACGCCACCTATGATAATAACGGTTTAGGGGTTACGATGGGAGTAGCCCACAGGCTTGGAACCAACTGGACTCACTTCCACCGATATACACCCGCTTTTTATTCTTATTCCAATCCGACAGCCCTTGTGTCCGATGCGGTTTTGGCTAACGTAAGAAGAGGATGGCAGTTCCGTTCCCAAATCACAAACGGTATAGCTTACGATGTACGAGATAACGTATTTGCTCCCACTCGCGGATACGATCTGCTTTTCCAAGTGGATAATGTAGGGCAGTATTTGGGTGGAACTTCCCACTTCGATCAATATAGGATCTTAGCGGAATATTATCATACTTGGTTCGACTTTACTTTCGGAGGTTTGATCCGAAATAATGCCCTTCGTAGATGGAGAGTGGTCCAGGAGTTTAGGACTTCCGATACTTTCATTTTCCAAAGATCTCCGGCGGGGGGATCTCAAAATCAGGACCCGATCCAGGACCCTTATATTCGTCCCCAGGATTTACTTATTATCGGCGGTTACGAATCCTTAAGAGGTTGGTTTTATAACGACCAGAAGTATCCAGTGGAATGGAGAGACGGTGCCCAACATCGTCTCCTCTTCGATACGGAACTCCGTATTCCGATAGAACCGAGCTTACTATGGCTTGTCGTATTCTTGGACGGAGGAGCACTGTACGAACAGGTGAACCGTGCAGTAGGTAACAAAAAAGATTATTTCGAATCTTACGATAAAAATAAAGCGGATCAGATTGCTGCGAACCCGCTTGGCTGGTACATTCAAAACAATTTCAATTTGCAGAATGGACGTAAGGCCGACGTAACCTATGACGAATTGAACAATCCGGGAAGATTGATCCTATCCTCGGATAATGTTGCAATGGATAGAATGAGATATTCTTGGGGTATAGGTCTTAGGGTCCAGATCCCTGTTCTTCCGCTTCGTATTTACTTTGCCCAAAAGTTAAAACCTACCGGAAATTTCTGGGCACCTTTCGAAAGATATGAATCGGATAACGCATTCCAGTTCGTTTTCGGTATCGGCGACTACCGATTCTAG
- a CDS encoding ExbD/TolR family protein, giving the protein MKFKKWNRGESGGFKAGQIELAPMIDVICFIVIYFLMNATLEKSTVVKIELPRSSSTAQEKKKDELVITVNKDGKIFLDKDTEPVPLEKLTEKIKLFNGQNQGDDKDKKEPSKNRVIIRGDGGASYQTIVKVIDKVNEAGVTRFNLAMVRQPGGQ; this is encoded by the coding sequence ATGAAATTCAAAAAATGGAATCGGGGCGAAAGCGGAGGTTTTAAGGCAGGGCAGATTGAGCTCGCACCTATGATCGACGTTATCTGCTTCATTGTAATTTATTTTTTGATGAACGCTACTTTGGAAAAATCCACAGTCGTAAAAATTGAACTTCCTAGATCTTCCAGTACCGCCCAGGAAAAGAAAAAGGATGAACTTGTAATCACCGTCAATAAGGATGGAAAAATTTTCTTAGATAAAGATACGGAACCTGTACCTTTGGAAAAACTGACTGAAAAGATCAAATTGTTCAATGGCCAGAACCAGGGCGACGACAAAGATAAAAAAGAGCCAAGTAAAAATCGGGTGATTATCAGAGGGGATGGCGGGGCAAGTTACCAAACCATCGTCAAAGTGATCGATAAAGTGAACGAAGCCGGAGTAACAAGATTCAATCTTGCAATGGTTCGGCAACCGGGAGGTCAGTGA